From one Dyella sp. 2HG41-7 genomic stretch:
- a CDS encoding glycosyltransferase family 9 protein produces the protein MLKNTRYYDPINDFRRGVARRLMRLFFGNHGQPTSEPLPAKGIYRILVCHVSHSLGNTLLLTPLLSELEKVYPAAEIDILTRSPIANDLYGHFFNVLRIFRLPAHGVGHPLQFFGTLRRMRKMRYDLAIDADPLSQTGRLLMLLSNSTYTLGFSSPKKHGEITHPVPLPSELLSKGRRPVYLLRSAMGRNDSVDYPVPDIHLSATEREQGKAALTRSLAASGITSSGRGIIGIFANATGPKQLSEAWWMRLIGVLEAAFPEHRIVEIVPASGASMLSSRYPAYFSTDLRKLASVLSGLDVYISADCGIMHLACASDVPTLGIFTVTNADEWGPYGPNRHVIPAHGMEPEDVARAIAVMPEFHRG, from the coding sequence GTGCTGAAGAACACGCGCTACTACGATCCGATCAACGATTTCCGCCGCGGCGTCGCCCGCCGGCTCATGCGCCTATTTTTCGGCAATCACGGACAGCCGACGTCGGAACCGCTGCCGGCCAAAGGCATCTATCGCATTCTGGTTTGCCATGTCAGCCACAGCCTGGGCAACACCTTGCTGCTGACGCCGCTGCTGTCGGAGTTAGAAAAGGTCTATCCGGCGGCCGAGATCGACATTCTCACACGCAGCCCGATCGCGAACGATTTGTACGGACACTTCTTCAATGTGCTGCGTATTTTTCGTTTGCCGGCGCACGGCGTCGGACATCCGCTGCAGTTTTTCGGCACGCTGAGGCGCATGCGCAAGATGCGCTACGACCTTGCGATCGATGCCGATCCGCTGTCGCAAACTGGCCGCCTGCTGATGCTGCTGTCGAATTCGACGTACACGCTCGGTTTTAGCAGCCCCAAAAAACACGGCGAAATCACCCATCCCGTACCGCTGCCGTCGGAGTTGCTAAGCAAAGGGCGACGCCCGGTGTACCTGTTGCGCAGCGCGATGGGTCGCAACGACTCCGTCGACTACCCCGTTCCCGACATTCATTTGAGCGCCACCGAACGCGAACAAGGCAAAGCCGCGTTGACGCGATCGCTCGCAGCGAGCGGCATCACCTCGTCTGGGCGCGGCATCATCGGCATCTTCGCCAATGCGACGGGGCCAAAACAGCTGAGCGAAGCATGGTGGATGCGTTTGATCGGCGTCTTGGAAGCCGCGTTCCCCGAGCACCGCATCGTCGAGATCGTGCCTGCATCGGGCGCGTCGATGCTGAGCTCGCGCTACCCCGCGTACTTCTCCACGGATCTGCGCAAACTCGCCAGCGTGCTGTCCGGTTTGGACGTCTATATCAGCGCCGACTGCGGCATCATGCATTTGGCCTGTGCTTCGGATGTGCCGACCCTGGGCATTTTTACCGTCACCAATGCCGACGAATGGGGTCCTTATGGACCGAATCGTCATGTGATTCCCGCCCACGGCATGGAACCGGAAGACGTGGCGCGCGCGATTGCGGTTATGCCGGAATTTCATCGCGGATAA
- a CDS encoding DUF190 domain-containing protein, with the protein MSIDAPFNHQGTSGICLCFYTHVHARHDGLLISEWLLELAKRQKLGGGSVFRATAGFGRHGVLHHEAFFELADDLPQKIEFLLNEANAQTLLRLVREAGVDLVYAWSPVHFGVLGKEDNG; encoded by the coding sequence ATGAGCATCGACGCACCGTTCAACCATCAAGGCACCAGCGGCATTTGTTTGTGTTTCTACACGCATGTCCATGCCAGGCACGACGGTTTGTTGATTTCCGAATGGCTGCTGGAGCTCGCCAAACGTCAAAAACTAGGCGGCGGTTCCGTGTTTCGCGCCACCGCCGGATTCGGACGACACGGCGTGCTGCACCACGAAGCTTTTTTTGAGCTTGCCGACGATCTGCCTCAGAAAATCGAATTTCTGCTCAACGAAGCGAACGCGCAAACTTTGCTGCGACTGGTACGCGAAGCGGGTGTTGACCTGGTGTACGCGTGGTCGCCCGTACATTTCGGTGTCTTGGGCAAGGAAGACAACGGATGA
- the crcB gene encoding fluoride efflux transporter CrcB, with protein MSMSGFLAVGLGGALGCWMRWILGILFNPIFPTLPLGTLAANLSGGLIMGCMMGIFEHFQTLPPELRLFVMTGFLGGLTTFSTFSAEANTLLLRGQLFWFGAHVAIHLFGSLSMTILGIFLTRGLLRH; from the coding sequence GTGAGCATGAGTGGATTCCTTGCCGTCGGATTGGGCGGCGCGTTGGGATGTTGGATGCGCTGGATACTCGGCATCCTGTTCAACCCCATTTTCCCAACCCTGCCCTTAGGCACCCTGGCCGCGAACTTGAGCGGCGGCCTGATCATGGGTTGCATGATGGGCATCTTCGAGCATTTTCAGACGCTGCCGCCGGAGCTGCGTCTCTTCGTCATGACAGGTTTTCTGGGCGGCCTGACCACCTTCTCGACATTCTCCGCCGAAGCGAACACGCTGTTGCTGCGTGGGCAGTTGTTCTGGTTTGGCGCCCATGTCGCAATCCATTTGTTCGGCAGTCTTTCGATGACCATCCTGGGCATCTTCCTGACACGCGGTCTGTTGCGCCACTGA
- the minE gene encoding cell division topological specificity factor MinE yields MGILDFLKRKPEPTAAVAKERLRIIVAQERSNRGAPDYLPLLRNELLEVIKKYVNVDLDAININVERDSGHEVLELSVALPEGKAAGNAAT; encoded by the coding sequence ATGGGTATCCTCGATTTTCTCAAGCGCAAACCGGAACCCACCGCCGCCGTCGCGAAGGAACGTCTGCGCATCATCGTCGCCCAGGAGCGCTCCAACCGGGGCGCGCCCGATTACCTGCCGCTGCTGCGCAATGAATTGCTCGAGGTCATCAAGAAATACGTAAACGTCGACCTCGACGCGATCAACATCAATGTCGAACGCGACAGCGGGCACGAAGTACTCGAGCTCTCGGTGGCCTTGCCGGAAGGCAAAGCCGCTGGAAACGCGGCCACCTAA